One genomic segment of Hordeum vulgare subsp. vulgare chromosome 2H, MorexV3_pseudomolecules_assembly, whole genome shotgun sequence includes these proteins:
- the LOC123430978 gene encoding F-box/kelch-repeat protein At1g30090-like, with product MRRVRVSSHQSPVQKLGDSHMKLTPKFRLAATASPSSEPEQPPWETPLMPGLPDDAALNCLLRLPVEAHDACRLVCRRWRHLLADKARFFTQRKAMGLRSPWLFTLAFHRCTGKIQWKVLDLDCLTWHTIPSMPCRDRACPRGFGCIAIPGDGALLVCGGLVSDMDCPLHLVLRYDVYKNRWTVMTRMLSARSFFAGGVIDGRVYVAGGYSTDQFELNSAEVLDPVKGVWQPVASMGTNMASSDSAVIGGRLYVTEGCAWPFFSSPRGQVYDPKIDRWEAMPVGMREGWTGLSVVIDGRLFVISEYERMKVKVYDPEMDSWDPVNGPPMPERIMKPLSVSCLDSKIVVVGRGLHVVIGHIKKQSAGNAGGSSSCNYLIRWQDVEVPRAFSDLTPSSSQILHA from the coding sequence ATGCGCCGGGTTCGAGTGTCGTCCCACCAATCTCCAGTCCAGAAGCTGGGAGATTCGCACATGAAGCTGACGCCCAAGTTCCGGCTTGCCGCCACGGCCTCACCGTCCTCTGAACCGGAGCAACCTCCATGGGAGACGCCCCTCATGCCCGGCCTCCCGGACGACGCCGCGCTCAACTGCCTCCTCCGGCTGCCCGTGGAGGCCCACGACGCCTGCAGGCTCGTGTGCCGCCGGTGGCGCCACCTCCTGGCCGACAAGGCGCGCTTCTTCACGCAGCGGAAGGCGATGGGCCTCCGGTCGCCGTGGCTCTTCACCCTCGCGTTCCACCGCTGCACCGGCAAGATACAGTGGAAGGTGCTGGACCTCGACTGCCTCACCTGGCACACCATCCCCAGCATGCCGTGCCGGGACCGGGCCTGCCCCCGCGGCTTCGGCTGCATCGCCATCCCCGGCGACGGCGCCCTGCTCGTCTGCGGCGGGCTGGTCTCCGACATGGACTGCCCGCTGCACCTCGTGCTCAGGTACGACGTTTACAAGAACCGCTGGACCGTCATGACCCGGATGCTCTCGGCGCGGTCCTTCTTCGCCGGCGGCGTCATCGACGGCCGGGTGTACGTCGCCGGGGGCTACAGCACGGACCAGTTCGAGCTCAACTCAGCGGAGGTTCTTGATCCGGTCAAGGGCGTCTGGCAGCCCGTTGCCAGCATGGGCACCAACATGGCTTCCTCGGACTCCGCCGTCATCGGCGGCAGGCTTTATGTCACCGAAGGCTGCGCATGGCCGTTCTTCTCCTCGCCGAGAGGGCAGGTGTACGACCCAAAGATCGACCGCTGGGAGGCGATGCCGGTTGGGATGCGCGAAGGGTGGACAGGGCTGAGCGTGGTCATCGACGGACGCTTGTTCGTCATCTCAGAGTACGAGAGGATGAAGGTCAAGGTCTACGATCCAGAGATGGATTCCTGGGATCCTGTCAACGGGCCTCCCATGCCCGAGCGGATCATGAAGCCCTTGTCTGTGAGTTGCCTGGACAGTAAGATCGTCGTCGTTGGCCGAGGTCTCCATGTAGTGATCGGCCATATCAAGAAGCAATCAGCTGGCAACGCCGGTGGCAGCAGTTCTTGTAACTACTTGATTCGTTGGCAAGATGTGGAGGTTCCCAGGGCGTTCAGCGATCTGACACCTTCAAGTAGTCAGAttttacatgcttga
- the LOC123428057 gene encoding 2-methoxy-6-polyprenyl-1,4-benzoquinol methylase, mitochondrial, which yields MALRAAAARLASSSLRRHHGHLLPAASAASHAAFLHSHATSFGFKQVREDEKSKLVGNVFSSVASSYDVMNDLMSAGLHRLWKDRLISKLNPFPGMKHLDVAGGTGDVAFRVVERIKSVSHRAMQGTLTDMEEDTHIYVCDINPNMLEVGKKRAAEKGYNEEKCLSWVQGDAEALSFEDGSMDGYTIAFGIRNVTHIEKALSEAYRVLKKGGRFLCLELSHVDVPVFKDIYDIYSFSVIPAVGELVAGDRQSYQYLVESIRRFPKQEKFAQMIQEAGFEAVEYENLVGGVVAIHSGVKL from the exons ATGGCTCTGCGAGCAGCCGCCGCGCGGCTGGCGTCCTCCAGCCTCCGCCGCcaccacggccacctcctcccggCGGCCTCCGCCGCCAGCCACGCGGCCTTCCTCCACTCCCACGCCACCAGCTtcg GATTCAAGCAGGTGCGCGAGGACGAGAAGAGCAAGCTGGTCGGCAACGTATTCAGCAGCGTCGCCTCCAGCTACGACGTCATGAACGACCTCATGAGCGCTGGGCTGCACAGGCTCTGGAAGGACAG GCTGATTTCAAAGCTGAATCCTTTTCCTGGTATGAAGCACCTGGACGTGGCCGGTGGGACAG GGGATGTTGCATTCCGTGTAGTGGAAAGAATTAAGAGTGTGAGCCACAGAGCTATGCAGGGTACTCTTACTGATATGGAAGAAGACACTCACATTTATGTTTGCGACATTAATCCAAATATGCTAGAAGTTGGAAAGAAGCGTGCTGCTGAAAAAG GCTACAATGAAGAGAAGTGCCTTAGTTGGGTACAGGGAGATGCAGAAGCTCTTTCTTTTGAGGATGGGTCTATGGATGGCTATACTATTGCATTCGGGATCAGAAATGTTACGCACATTGAGAAAGCTCTATCAGAAGCTTACAG AGTtctaaagaaaggaggaaggttcCTGTGCTTGGAGTTGAGCCATGTGGATGTTCCAGTTTTTAAAGACAT TTACGACATCTATTCGTTTTCTGTGATTCCGGCTGTGGGAGAGCTAGTTGCTGGTGATAGGCAGTCGTACCAATACTTGGTCGAGAGCATTCGTCGGTTTCCAAAACAG GAAAAGTTTGCTCAGATGATCCAGGAAGCTGGGTTTGAGGCAGTCGAATATGAAAATCTGGTAGGTGGTGTAGTTGCCATTCACTCTGGAGTGAAACTGTAA
- the LOC123428056 gene encoding protein PELOTA 1: MKLVHRNLARNGPGSAKLLPEEEDDLWHAYNLIAVGDSLQAVTVRKVLRDSASGGRDAERVKLKLEIVVESVDYDKEGNVLRVRGKNITENDHVKIGQFHTLELELKRPFVLRKEYWDWLALDTIQQACDPTASADLAVILMQEGLAHLFLIGRSITATRSRIETSIPRKHGPAIAGYESALKKFFEHVLQALLKHIDFEVVQCVVIASPGFTKDQFRDYMHLEAARRDLRVIIENKSRIILAHAPSGYKHSLKEVLDTPGVMSLIKDTKAAQEVQALKEFFAMLTNDSARACYGPKHVEVAHERLAIQTLLMTDTLFRNTDIVSRRKYVNLVESVKKYGGTVHIFSSMHVSGDQLAQLTGIAAILRFPLPDLEDIEM, from the exons ATGAAGCTCGTCCACCGCAATCTCGCCCGCAACGGGCCCGGCTCCGCCAAG CTGctgccggaggaggaggacgacctgTGGCACGCGTACAATCTCATCGCCGTCGGGGACAGCCTCCAGGCCGTCACTGTCCG GAAAGTTCTCAGGGATTCTGCTTCTGGTGGGCGTGATGCGGAGCGCGTGAAGCTCAAGTTGGAAATTGTAGTTGAG TCTGTAGATTATGACAAGGAGGGGAATGTTTTGCGAGTGCGTGGCAAAAATATTACTGAGAATGATCACGTGAAGATTGGCCAGTTTCATACTTTAGAACTTGAGCTGAAGAGACCTTTTGTTCTACGAAAG GAATATTGGGATTGGTTAGCACTTGATACCATCCAACAAGCATGTG ATCCTACTGCAAGTGCTGATCTAGCAGTTATTCTTATGCAAGAAGGACTTGCCCACTTATTCCTTATTGGGAGAAG CATAACAGCAACAAGGTCACGTATTGAAACATCGATCCCTAGGAAACATGGACCTGCCATTGCTGGTTACGAATCG GCTCTCAAGAAGTTCTTTGAGCATGTTTTACAA GCTTTGCTGAAGCACATTGATTTCGAAGTGGTCCAATGTGTTGTAATTGCAAGCCCAGGTTTTACTAAG GATCAGTTTCGTGATTACATGCATCTTGAAGCTGCACGGCGAGACTTGAGAGTAATAATTGAGAATAAATCACGCATTATTCTTGCACATGCACCTTCAGGCTACAA GCATAGTTTGAAGGAAGTTTTGGACACCCCAGGTGTGATGTCACTGATAAAAGATACAAAAGCGGCACAGGAG GTGCAAGCTTTGAAAGAGTTCTTCGCTATGCTTACAAAT GACTCAGCCCGAGCGTGTTATGGACCTAAGCATGTTGAGGTCGCACATGAGCGCCTTGCAATACAAACTCTTCTGATGACAGATACTTTGTTTCG GAACACGGACATCGTTAGCAGGAGAAAGTATGTGAACTTGGTTGAGTCAGTCAAGAAATATGGTGGTACAGTGCACATATTTTCTTCGATGCATGTCTCCGGCGACC AATTGGCGCAGTTGACAGGAATAGCAGCTATACTTCGATTCCCCCTGCCAGATTTGGAGGACATCGAGATGTGA